In a genomic window of Helianthus annuus cultivar XRQ/B chromosome 10, HanXRQr2.0-SUNRISE, whole genome shotgun sequence:
- the LOC110882073 gene encoding uncharacterized protein LOC110882073, which produces MQGAVPQRIRPPLQRHQLPVRERPVRQPRPVPLTLEGLYDRVEQWMPHTRSQGPPPLPFALKSSFSSSTSEVRASSSTSFSQSTPAFDFTPKSSPHNSPPPTRPPSPPPVVHMARRTVYDQATTGFAGGNSPITLPEIPNDRSWQIPSYIMTAITNSCQFHGRDDEDAPAHINRITRLCSTFSIEGVNLDARYLQVFPFSLAGRAAVWFDSQPAGTFTTWAGLRDAFLAKYFPPAKASRLRDQIHSFRMEPDEPYHLALERFQTLITRCSQHGLSDWALVEKFYNGLTPEIRARFDTSAGGQLMGKKTVAECNDLFESFAHSDMDYSTTSRTSIPVRTTSAGRGVNQVGLDSSVAAAVERAKEELRQEMRHELNEIKKKVDRCEVCRGGHDTIDCPTITLEQVEYIAGQSRGPTNPFNNWRGSGNSSGYRSSGNPPGFPSGQYQSRGPGIYTHSGSGQFSGSGSGGQFSSGGPTQESHGGGKAPEVSTNRSEEMFAQMMTRTDAFMKNQEQTNKNNKLQFKNQQASLLDLQRTVGGLAKQLQEHPPGQFSGNTFPNPANQSAKAITTRSGKSLGEVVRERKVEEVEEEVDEEIEMEAPGKLKINLPFIEALQSMPKYAKFLKDLLKRKERIGELSNIPLTGGCSAVVLNKLPEKLTDPGTLTIPCFFGGAVTPSHALADLGASINLMPFSLYERLGLGELTPTRMSLSLADRSVKYPRGIV; this is translated from the exons ATGCAAGGTGCCGTTCCCCAGCGTATTCGGCCGCCACTACAGAGGCATCAGTTGCCAGTACGTGAGCGCCCTGTCAGGCAGCCGCGGCCAGTGCCGCTGACTTTGGAGGGATTATATGACAGAGTAGAGCAG TGGATGCCCCATACGCGCTCGCAGGGACCGCCGCCGTTGCCGTTTGCACTCAAGTCTTCCTTTTCGTCTTCTACGTCCGAGGTACGTGCTTCTAGCTCTACTTCATTTTCACAGTCCACCCCAGCTTTCGATTTTACACCAAAGTCTTCACCCCACAATTCCCCGCCACCCACCCGTCCACCTAGTCCACCACCCGTAGTTCACATGGCCCGTAGGACAGTTTACGACCAGGCTACCACCGGCTTCGCCGGTGGTAATTCCCCCATCACCCTTCCCGAGATCCCGAACGATCGGTCTTGGCAGATACCATCCTACATTATGACCGCCATCACCAATTCCTGCCAGTTCCATGGTCGTGACGACGAGGATGCCCCCGCCCATATCAATCGCATCACTCGTCTCTGCAGCACCTTCTCCATTGAGGGTGTCAATCTTGATGCTAGGTATCTTCAGGTTTTTCCGTTCTCACTTGCTGGACGCGCAGCCGTCTGGTTCGATTCCCAGCCTGCTGGCACTTTCACTACTTGGGCAGGCCTTCGCGATGCATTTTTAGCCAAGTATTTCCCGCCAGCCAAGGCATCTCGCCTTCGTGACCAGATTCATTCATTTCGTATGGAGCCAGATGAGCCTTATCACTTAGCTTTGGAGCGTTTTCAGACCCTGATTACCCGTTGTTCTCAGCATGGTCTATCTGACTGGGCGTTAGTAGAGAAGTTCTACAATGGACTTACTCCTGAGATTAGGGCTCGTTTCGATACTTCAGCAGGAGGGCAGCTTATGGGAAAGAAGACAGTGGCGGAGTGCAATGATTTATTTGAGAGTTTTGCCCACTCCGATATGGACTACAGCACTACCAGCAGGACTTCCATTCCTGTGCGTACCACCTCGGCCGGTCGAGGGGTAAACCAAGTTGGCTTGGATTCATCGGTAGCTGCTGCAGTCGAGAGAGCGAAGGAGGAATTGAGGCAAGAGATGAGGCATGAGTTGAATGAGATAAAGAAGAAAGTCGATAGGTGTGAGGTTTGTCGAGGAGGACATGATACTATAGATTGTCCTACGATCACTCTTGAGCAGGTAGAGTATATAGCCGGCCAGTCTAGGGGTCCCACGAATCCGTTCAATAATTGGCGCGGTAGTGGTAATTCGAGTGGTTATCGTTCGTCTGGAAATCCTCCTGGATTTCCATCTGGTCAGTATCAGAGTAGAGGGCCCGGTATTTACACGCATTCTGGTTCAGGGCAGTTTAGTGGGTCAGGTTCGGGTGGTCAGTTTTCGAGTGGAGGACCGACTCAGGAGAGTCATGGTGGTGGGAAGGCTCCTGAGGTTAGCACGAACAGGTCGGAGGAGATGTTCGCCCAGATGATGACGCGGACCGATGCGTTCATGAAAAATCAGGAGCAAACTAACAAGAACAACAAGCTTCAGTTCAAGAATCAGCAGGCCTCCCTCCTCGATCTTCAGAGGACAGTAGGCGGGCTTGCTAAGCAGTTACAGGAGCACCCACCGGGTCAGTTTTCGGGAAACACTTTCCCGAATCCCGCGAATCAGTCAGCGAAGGCGATTACGACCCGTAGTGGGAAGAGTTTGGGAGAGGTAGTGAGAGAAAGAAAGGTTGAAGAGGTAGAAGAGGAGGTCGATGAGGAGATCgagatggaggctccaggcaag TTGAAGATCAATCTTCCGTTCATTGAGGCACTTCAGTCTATGCCTAAGTACGCGAAATTCCTTAAAGATCTTTTGAAGCGTAAGGAGAGAATCGGTGAGCTTTCGAATATTCCATTGACAGGAGGTTGTTCCGCGGTAGTCTTGAATAAGCTACCAGAGAAGTTGACCGACCCTGGCACATTAACGATTCCATGTTTCTTTGGGGGAGCCGTTACCCCTTCTCACGCCTTAGCCGATTTAGGGGCCAGCATCAATCTGATGCCATTCTCGTTGTATGAGCGTCTTGGTCTAGGAGAGCTTACACCCACGCGCATGTCATTGTCCTTGGCTGACCGATCAGTCAAGTATCCTCGTGGGATAGTATAG
- the LOC110885328 gene encoding methylmalonate-semialdehyde dehydrogenase [acylating], mitochondrial: MDDYDVISDTPQMLPPPPGSFPDREELIQHVGEFGISQGYVVTIKQSKKEKVVVLGCQRGGVYRNRRKTIDDGTSELIRKRKSGSRLTNCPFELVGKKDDGFWVLSVKNGSHNHEPLSDITQHPSARRFTEDEVLLIKEMTEAGLKPRQILKKLRQHNPELLSTPKHVYNIKTKLRQGNLTVKRYKTLRPQTSAQGNSNSSTTSEPSWRQRYPPRVPNFIGGMFIDSQSRTSIDVINPATQQVVSQVPLTTGEEFRAAVYAAKCSLPSWRNTPVMTRQRIMFRFQELIRRDIDKIAQNITSEQGKTLKDARNEMLRGLEVVEHACGMTSLQMGDFVSNIRSGVDSYSLREPLGVCAGICPSNFPALVPLLMFPIAVACGNTFILKPSEKDPGACMILAELAMEAGLPNGVLNVVHGTNDIVNAICDDDDIKAITFVGPDSSGSHIHARASSNGKRVQSNIGAKNHSIVMPDANMDATLDALAAAGFGGAGQRCTTLNTVVFVGGSKSWEEKLVERAKALKVNVGTDPDTDIGPVINKMAKEKVNRLIQLGIEAGARLILDGRHIEVPKYEMGNFIGPTILSDVTDGMECYKEEITGPVLLCMQAGSLEEAIAIVNRNRYGFGASIFTKNGASARKFQTEIEAGQVGVNVPVPAPLPFFAFTGTEASFSGDLNFHGKTGVDFYTQIKTVSQQWKDFRINDEIPLEMPPTNFQSSDGTSLLLPTHNFPNTDDDRGHLASPSDNLDCDNGPSFTIPHKDFQTGEAVSLGLQLRDFQNSDVSPALLMSDGSQDPKFLTHFLNWSRNAQ; the protein is encoded by the exons ATGGATGACTATGACGTTATTTCAGATACTCCACAGATGCTCCCACCGCCACCTGGCAGTTTCCCCGACCGCGAAGAACTTATCCAACATGTTGGGGAGTTTGGGATATCTCAGGGATACGTCGTAACTATCAAACAATCAAAAAAAGAAAAGGTTGTAGTTCTTGGATGCCAACGAGGCGGTGTTTATAGAAACAGACGTAAAACAATCGATGACGGCACGAGTGAACTCATCCGCAAAAGAAAATCTGGTTCACGGCTTACAAATTGTCCGTTCGAACTAGTGGGTAAAAAGGATGACGGGTTCTGGGTACTTTCGGTTAAGAACGGGTCGCATAATCACGAACCGTTGAGTGATATCACACAACATCCATCTGCCAGACGGTTTACAGAGGATGAGGTTTTGCTTATCAAGGAGATGACGGAAGCGGGTTTAAAACCGCGTCAAATTTTAAAGAAACTACGACAACACAATCCCGAGCTTTTATCGACTCCGAAGCACGTGTACAATATAAAGACCAAGCTTCGTCAAGGAAATCTTACAG TTAAGAGATATAAAACATTGAGGCCTCAGACTTCAGCTCAAGGAAACTCTAATTCATCAACAACGTCAGAGCCATCATGGAGACAGCGATATCCTCCT AGGGTGCCAAATTTCATTGGTGGTATGTTTATAGACTCACAATCAAGAACATCTATCGATGTTATAAACCCT GCAACCCAACAAGTGGTATCCCAAGTTCCTCTAACTACTGGTGAAGAGTTTAGAGCAGCAGTATATGCAGCTAAATGCTCTCTTCCATCATGGCGAAATACACCTGTCATGACACGTCAGCGTATCATGTTCAGGTTTCAGGAACTTATTCGTAGAGACATT gaTAAGATTGCTCAAAATATAACTTCAGAGCAGGGAAAGACACTGAAGGATGCACGTAATGAGATGCTGCGTGGACTTG AGGTGGTTGAACATGCGTGTGGGATGACATCACTCCAAATGGGGGATTTTGTTTCGAACATCAGAAGCGGAGTTGATAGCTATAGCCTGCGGGAACCACTCGGTGTTTGTGCTGGAATATGTCCTTCTAACTTTCCCGCATTAGTTCCTTTGTTG ATGTTTCCGATAGCAGTAGCATGTGGTAATACGTTTATTCTTAAGCCATCTGAGAAAGATCCAGGGGCATGCATGATACTTGCAGAATTAGCAATGGAGGCTGGTTTGCCCAACGGTGTACTAAATGTCGTTCACGGAACTAAT GATATTGTCAATGCCAtatgtgatgatgatgatatcaAAGCTATAACATTTGTTGGTCCAGATTCT TCTGGTTCACACATTCACGCAAGAGCCTCTTCAAATGGTAAACGTGTACAG TCAAATATTGGTGCAAAAAACCATTCAATTGTAATGCCTGATGCAAATATGGACGCCACATTGGACGCTCTTGCTGCTGCCGGATTTGGTGGTGCCGGACAAAGGTGTACAACGCTGAATACGGTTGTATTTGTTGGAGGTTCAAAATCATG GGAAGAAAAACTAGTGGAGCGTGCCAAAGCACTTAAAGTAAATGTTGGAACCGACCCTGATACAGACATCGGCCCTGTGATCAATAAAATG GCAAAGGAAAAAGTAAATAGATTAATCCAATTAGGTATCGAGGCTGGTGCTAGATTAATTCTGGATGGAAGACATATTGAG GTTCCAAAGTATGAAATGGGTAATTTTATCGGGCCGACCATCTTATCTGATGTTACAGATGGAATGGAATGTTACAAG GAAGAGATTACTGGCCCGGTTCTTCTCTGTATGCAG GCTGGAAGCTTAGAGGAAGCCATAGCTATTGTCAACAGAAACAG GTATGGATTCGGTGCATCAATATTCACTAAAAATGGTGCATCAGCAAGGAAATTTCAAACTGAGATAGAAGCTGGGCAG GTTGGTGTAAACGTCCCTGTCCCGGCCCCACTACCGTTCTTTGCGTTTACTGGAACAGAGGCGTCTTTCTCAGGAGACCTAAATTTCCATG GTAAAACAGGGGTTGACTTTTACACACAGATCAAGACGGTGAGTCAACAATGGAAGGATTTTAGGATTAACGACGAAATTCCACTGGAAATGCCTCCAACCAATTTTCAGAGCAGTGACGGAACATCCTTGTTATTACCGACTCACAATTTTCCCAATACCGATGATGACAGAGGGCACCTGGCATCCCCGTCAGATAACCTTGATTGTGACAATGGACCGTCGTTTACGATACCACATAAAGATTTTCAAACGGGTGAAGCTGTGTCTCTTGGTTTGCAGCTCAGAGATTTTCAAAACAGCGATGTATCTCCTGCTTTGCTCATGTCGGATGGATCACAGGACCCCAAGTTCTTGACCCATTTTCTTAACTG GAGCCGTAACGCTCAATAG
- the LOC110885329 gene encoding 40S ribosomal protein S11-2, translated as MAEQTEKAFLKQPKVFLCSKKSGKGKRPGKGGNRFWKNIGLGFKTPREAIEGTYIDKKCPFTGDVSIRGRILAGTCHSAKMVRTIIVRRDYLHYVKKYQRYEKRHSNIPAHISPCFRVKEGDHVTVGQCRPLSKTVRFNVLKVIPAGSSSGGKKAFTGI; from the exons ATGGCGGAACAG ACTGAGAAGGCGTTTTTAAAGCAACCCAAGGTCTTTTTATG TTCCAAGAAAAGTGGAAAGGGGAAGAGGCCTGGGAAAGGTGGAAACAGATTCTGGAAGAATATTGGTCTTGGCTTCAAGACTCCAAGAGAAGCTATTGAAG GAACTTACATCGACAAGAAGTGCCCTTTCACTGGTGATGTCTCCATTAGAGGACGTATTCTTGCTGGTACATGCCACAGTGCGAAAATGGTTAGGACCATTATTGTTCGTCGGGACTACCTCCATTATGTGAAGAAGTATCAGCG TTATGAGAAACGCCATTCAAACATCCCAGCACACATTTCGCCATGTTTCCGAGTGAAAGAAGGTGACCATGTCACCGTTGGACAGTGCAG ACCATTATCCAAGACAGTGAGGTTCAACGTGTTGAAGGTGATTCCAGCTGGATCTTCTAGCGGTGGGAAGAAAGCGTTTACAGGCATATGA
- the LOC110882074 gene encoding uncharacterized protein LOC110882074: MEKALERYGVTHRFSTAYHPQTSGQVENANRGVKRILEKTVGKSRKDWSDKLDDALWAFRTAYKTPLGTTPFIIVYGKVCHLPVELEHRALWALETVNLDLTEAARRRYFQIHELEALRDAAYERSWSIKEKTKALHNRKLKGLKEFKVGDRVLLYNSRFKLFPGKLKSKWTGPYVVKEVFPHGAIELYNKGSDKSWKVNGHRLKHYLGGPIDDVEKEETPLEDLPDTTA, translated from the coding sequence ATGGAGAAGGCGTTGGAACGGTATGGAGTCACGCACCGTTTTTCTACCGCGTATCATCCACAGACGAGCGGTCAAGTGGAGAACGCGAATCGAGGAGTGAAGAGGATTTTAGAGAAAACGGTCGGGAAGAGTCGGAAGGATTGGTCCGACAAGTTAGATGATGCGTTATGGGCATTCCGCACCGCCTACAAAACGCCGCTAGGTACGACACCGTTTATTATAGTTTATGGGAAAGTGTGCCATTTACCGGTCGAGTTAGAGCATCGGGCTCTTTGGGCACTCGAAACGGTGAATTTAGATTTGACCGAGGCCGCTAGGAGAAGATACTTCCAAATTCATGAGTTGGAAGCCCTTAGGGATGCGGCATACGAGCGTTCATGGAGTATTAAGGAGAAGACGAAGGCGTTGCATAATCGGAAGCTTAAGGGGTTGAAGGAGTTCAAGGTTGGTGATCGGGTGCTCCTTTACAATTCGAGGTTTAAATTGTTTCCCGGGAAGTTGAAGTCGAAGTGGACGGGACCGTATGTTGTGAAGGAGGTGTTTCCGCATGGTGCGATCGAGCTTTACAATAAGGGGAGTGACAAGTCGTGGAAAGTGAACGGTCACCGGTTGAAGCATTATTTAGGAGGGCCCATCGACGACGTCGAGAAGGAGGAAACTCCTCTCGAAGATCTTCCGGATACCACCGCGTAG